In Primulina eburnea isolate SZY01 chromosome 5, ASM2296580v1, whole genome shotgun sequence, a single window of DNA contains:
- the LOC140832924 gene encoding kinesin-like protein KIN-14I: MASDLAQSLLSSRSSFGSSNGFEIPSNHSLATSNGEDYDSDGSNFAPPTPNTLTSVMSPELAGAIPLIDKFQVEGFLRAMQKQINSAGKRGFFSKKTVGPQVREKFTFEDMLCFQKDPIPTSLLKMNGDLVSRAVKMFQIILKYIGVDSSDRVTPTSLEDRIELVCKIYKQALKRSELRDELFTQISKQTRNNPDRNCLIKAWELMYLCSTCMSPSKEICGYLSEYVHTIAHSVSTDSEVQFVAMNTLNALKRSVKAGPRHIIPGREEIEALLTGKKLTTIVFFLDETFEEITYDMATTVADAVEELAGIIKLSAYSSFSLFDCRKAVIGSKSPDLGNEDYIGLDDNKYIGDLLSDFKASKDRSKGEILHCKLTFKKKLFRESDEAVTDPMFVQLSYVQLQHDYVLGNYPVGKDDAAQLSGLQILVEIGYIVSPETCTDWTSLLERFLPRQIAITRAKRDWELDILSRYRSMENLTKDDARQQFLRILRTLPYGNSVFFTVRKIDDPIGLLPGKLILGINKRGVHFFRPVPKEYLHSAELRDIMQFGSSNTAVFFKMRVAGVLHIFQFETKQGEEICVALQTHINDVMLRRYSKARAAANGSVNGLSSDHAKPPPPMDVNEKRVLELSKLLEESENKANQLQEDLRGKQMQELKTKEELENVKGRLRSEKQYLDEVISERDKLRTLCDGKDSALQATLLEKQNLEVRFAKLNSRGLENNIRKELVEANNQVLCKIQDELKVRTAELHAVEESKRKLVNEKLSIEERLLRLDRKNADEIAIMKENFEHECKTTKLRVSELEKKLEEATQSLIVSQSIIATKDVELSSLHNNLRELDELREMKEDIDRKNEQAAAILKMQGAQLAEMQALYKEEQVMRKRYFNMMEDMKGKIRVYCRLRPLSEKEISEKERNVLVNVDEFTVEHLWKDDKVKQHMYDRVFDGHATQDDVFEDTKYLVQSAVDGYNVCIFAYGQTGSGKTFTIYGSESNHGLTPRAISELFKIMKRDNNKFSFTLKVYMVELYQDTLIDLLQPKNAKRLKLDIKKDSKGMVIVDNVTVVSISTYDELRSIIERGSEQRHTTETLMNEQSSRSHLVLSVIIESTNLQTQSVARGKLSFVDLAGSERVKKSGSSGNQLKEAQSINKSLSALGDVIGALSSGNQHIPYRNHKLTMLMSDSLGGNAKTLMFVNISPAESNLDETYNSLVYASRVRSIVNDPSKNVSSKEVARLKKLIAYWKEQAGRRGGDDEDLEEIQEERIQREKTDTRHSM; encoded by the exons ATGGCGTCTGATCTGGCGCAAAGCTTGTTGTCAAGCAGATCTTCATTTGGATCTAGTAATGGATTTGAAATCCCTTCCAATCACTCCTTGGCCACCTCAAATGGAGAAGATTATGATTCGGATGGTTCCAACTTTGCCCCTCC CACGCCCAATACTCTCACATCAGTTATGTCTCCGGAACTTGCTGGTGCTATACCATTGATTGATAAATTCCAG GTCGAAGGATTTTTGAGAGCAATGCAAAAGCAGATTAATTCGGCAGGAAAACGAGGTTTCTTCTCTAAAAAGACGGTGGGACCGCAAGTTAGAGAGAAATTCACATTTGAGGATATGCTGTGTTTCCAAAAG GATCCTATTCCAACCTCGCTGCTAAAAATGAATGGTGATCTTGTGAGCAGAGCGGTGAAGATGTTCCAGATTATCCTGAAGTACATTGGAGTCGATTCCTCTGATCGAGTTACACCAACTAGCTTAGAGGATCGCATTGAGCTCGTTTGCAAAATTTACAAGCAGGCTTTGAAGCGTTCTGAACTTCGAGATGAGCTCTTTACCCAAATCTCAAAACAGACTAGAAATAATCCTGATAG GAACTGTTTGATTAAGGCATGGGAGCTAATGTATTTGTGCTCAACCTGCATGTCTCCTAGCAAGGAAATTTGTGGGTATTTGTCGGAGTATGTGCATACTATTGCACACAGTGTTAGTACTGATTCTGAGGTCCAATTCGTTGCAATGAATACATTAAATGCATTAAAACGGTCTGTCAAGGCTGGACCAAGGCATATTATACCTGGACGCGAGGAGATTGAAGCTCTTTTGACTGGTAAAAAGCTTACAACCATAGTGTTTTTCTTGGATGAAACCTTTGAAGAGATTACATATGACATGGCCACAACTGTAGCTGATGCTGTTGAG GAGCTTGCTGGGATAATCAAGTTATCAGCATATTCTAGCTTTAGTTTGTTCGACTGTCGGAAGGCTGTAATTGGTTCGAAATCTCCAGACCTCGGAAATG AGGACTACATTGGTTTAGATGATAATAAATATATTGGAGATCTACTCTCTGACTTCAAAGCTTCAAAGGACCGAAGTAAAGGAGAGATTTTGCATTGTAAACTAACATTCAAGAAGAAGCTATTTAGAGAGTCGGATGAAGCTGTTACAGATCCAATGTTTGTGCAATTATCATATGTCCAA CTGCAACATGATTATGTATTAGGCAATTATCCTGTTGGTAAAGATGATGCTGCACAGCTATCTGGTTTGCAGATTTTGGTTGAAATTGGATATATAGTTTCTCCCGAAACCTGCAC AGATTGGACGTCTCTTCTGGAAAGATTTCTGCCCAGGCAAATTGCAATTACTCGAGCCAAAAGAGATTGGGAACTAGATATTCTTTCTCGGTATCGTTCGATG GAAAATTTGACAAAAGATGATGCTCGGCAACAATTTTTACGGATCTTAAGAACACTGCCCTATGGGAACTCAGTTTTCTTTACTGTCCGTAAGATTGATGATCCCATTGGACTCTTGCCAGGAAAACTCATACTAGGCATTAACAAGCGCGGG GTTCATTTTTTCCGTCCTGTTCCCAAGGAATATCTACATTCAGCTGAATTAAGGGACATAATGCAATTTGGCAGTAGTAATACTGCTGTATTTTTTAAGATGAGAGTTGCTGGTGTTTTGCATATATTTCAGTTTGAAACAAAACag GGAGAGGAAATATGTGTTGCCCTTCAAACACATATAAATGATGTGATGCTACGGCGTTATTCCAAAGCACGTGCTGCTGCTAATGGTTCAGTTAATGGCCTTTCTTCAGATCATGCTAAACCACCTCCACCTATGGACGTCAATGAGAAGCGTGTGTTGGAATTGTCAAAATTACTTGAAGAATCAGAGAATAAAGCCAATCAA TTGCAAGAAGATCTGCGTGGAAAGCAAATGCAAGAACTGAAAACGAAAGAAGAATTGGAGAATGTAAAAGGTAGGTTGAGGTCTGAGAAGCAATACTTGGATGAAGTCATCAGTGAACGTGATAAACTGCGAACGTTGTGTGATGGAAAAGATTCAGCACTTCAG GCTACATTATTGGAGAAACAAAACCTTGAAGTGAGGTTTGCAAAGTTGAACAGCCGAGGGTTGGAAAATAACATCAGAAAAGAGTTGGTTGAAGCTAATAATCAG GTCTTGTGTAAGATTCAAGATGAATTAAAAGTACGCACTGCAGAGTTGCATGCAGTTGAAGAATCAAAAAGGAAACTTGtaaatgagaaattatctatCGAAGAAAGACTTTTAAGGCTTGACAGAAAAAATGCAGATGAG ATAGCAATTATGAAGGAAAACTTTGAACACGAATGCAAGACCACGAAGCTTCGTGTTTCTGAACTTGAAAAGAAACTGGAAGAGGCCACACAAAGTTTGATTGTTTCTCAATCAATCATTGCAACTAAGGATGTAGAATTGTCTTCATTGCATAATAATCTGAGGGAATTAGATGAGTTGAGAGAAATGAAAGAG GATATTGACAGAAAGAACGAACAAGCTGCTGCAATTTTGAAGATGCAAGGAGCCCAATTAGCTGAAATGCAGGCACTTTACAAAGAAGAACAAGTTATgagaaaacgatattttaacaTGATGGAAG ACATGAAAGGCAAGATTCGAGTGTATTGTCGATTGCGGCCTCTTAGCGAAAAAGAAATCTCAGAGAAGGAAAGAAATGTCTTAGTAAATGTTGATGAGTTTACTGTTGAACACTTGTGGAAAGATGACAAAGTGAAACAACACATGTATGATCGTGTTTTTGATGGCCATGCAACTCAAGATGATGTTTTTGAGGATACCAAG TACCTGGTGCAATCTGCTGTCGATGGGTACAATGTGTGCATATTTGCTTATGGACAAACTGGATCTGGGAAGACATTTACAATTTATGGATCCGAGAGCAATCATGGTCTCACTCCACGAGCTATATCTGAACTTTTTAAAATCATGAAGCGTGACAATAATAAGTTTTCATTTACGTTGAAG GTGTATATGGTTGAACTATATCAAGATACTTTGATAGATCTTCTACAGCCTAAGAATGCAAAGCGCTTGAAATTGGACATCAAGAAAGACTCTAAG GGAATGGTTATTGTAGACAATGTGACCGTTGTATCCATTTCAACATATGATGAATTAAGAAGTATTATTGAGAGAGGATCTGAACAACGTCATACGACCGAGACTCTTATGAATGAGCAAAGTTCAAGGTCACATTTGGTACTCTCTGTTATTATTGAGAGTACTAATCTTCAAACTCAATCTGTTGCCAGAGGAAAG TTAAGCTTTGTGGATCTTGCTGGATCCGAAAGAGTGAAGAAGTCGGGCTCTTCTGGAAATCAGTTGAAGGAAGCTCAAAGCATTAATAAATCACTTTCCGCTCTGGGTGATGTCATTGGTGCTTTATCTTCAGGCAATCAACACATCCCCTACCGAAATCACAAGCTGACCATGTTGATGAGTGACTCCCTTGGTGGAAATGCTAAAACTTTGATGTTTGTCAACATATCTCCGGCTGAATCAAATTTGGATGAGACTTACAACTCTTTAGT GTATGCTTCCAGAGTGCGATCTATTGTTAACGATCCCAGTAAAAATGTTTCATCAAAGGAGGTGGCTCGTTTGAAGAAGTTAATAGCGTACTGGAAGGAACAGGCAGGACGAAGGGGAGGAGATGATGAGGATCTGGAAGAGATACAAGAAGAACGAATTCAAAGAGAAAAGACCGATACTCGTCATTCAATGTGA
- the LOC140831345 gene encoding uncharacterized protein, with protein sequence MASSKVVSMLFVTMIVLFAASVVVVEVADASQPDTLEECVSDAMLMGATRANAEQKMEITNLLCRGEASGALIAMKAFDFIFILHLMHKIMGITNLLCRALQEKSLDILSAMNYVSTTKTLLRTLREEGFDLLLSHVKEVCVKYDIEIPHMEARYKSGTCRSCQHNDSITVEHNYRFDIFTAAIDFQVEELNNRFKDEVVELLKLSCALEPRENFKLFNVDHIYRLAEKFYYLDFDSQDLLHLRIQLDHYKLDVAGHERFQNLSTISELCRRLFETNKSGTYDLIDRLIRLVLTLPVSTSTTERAFSAMKLVKTALRNKMEAEFFGDSMVIYIGRDLVEKIDNDLIINEFYSNKNRRAQLQ encoded by the exons ATGGCTTCAAGCAAGGTTGTTTCGATGCTATTCGTGACCATGATCGTGCTGTTTGCAGCCTCGGTGGTGGTGGTTGAGGTTGCGGATGCATCTCAACCCGATACCCTTGAAGAATGTGTTAGCGATGCAATGCTTATGGGTGCAACTCGTGCCAATGCAGAGCAG aaaatggAGATAACAAATCTGCTTTGTCGTGGTGAAGCTAGTGGTGCATTGATTGCGATGAAGGCTTTTgatttcatattcatattacACTTGATGCATAAGATAATGGGGATAACAAATCTGCTTTGTCGAGCATTGCAAGAGAAATCTCTAGATATTTTAAGTGCAATGAATTATGTTTCAACAACTAAAACTTTGCTTCGTACTTTGAGAGAAGAAGGATTTGATCTCCTACTTAGTCATGTGAAAGAAGTTTGTGTCAAGTATGACATTGAGATACCTCACATGGAAGCTCGTTATAAATCTGGTACATGTCGTTCTTGTCAACATAATGATTCAATCACAGTTGAGCACAACTATCGATTTGATATATTTACAGCTGCAATTGATTTTCAAGTTGAAGAGCTTAATAATAGATTCAAGGATGAGGTAGTTGAACTTCTTAAACTTAGTTGTGCTTTGGAACCTAGAGAAAATTTCAAGCTTTTTAATGTTGATCATATCTATCGACTTGCTGAGAAATTCTATTATCTTGATTTCGATTCACAAGATTTGCTTCACTTGAGAATACAATTGGATCACTATAAACTTGATGTTGCTGGCCATGAAAGATTTCAGAATTTATCAACTATTTCTGAATTATGTCGAAGATTATTTGAGACAAATAAGTCAGGAACCTACGATTTGATTGACAg gTTGATTCGTCTTGTTTTAACTCTCCCCGTTTCTACATCAACAACGGAACGAGCATTTTCAGCAATGAAACTTGTTAAAACAGCTCTTCGTAACAAAATGGAAGCAGAGTTTTTTGGAGATTCTATGGTAATCTACATCGGacgagatttggttgaaaaaattgataacgatttaataattaatgagttttatTCTAATAAGAATCGAAGAGCACAACTTCAGTAG
- the LOC140831729 gene encoding uncharacterized protein At2g29880-like: protein MGDSQTKYTLWTTEESNELLKLMVDAAMRGWRDKNGMLNKRTVEKNILPTLNEKLGCEKTFAQYQSRLKWFKQRYNNYSKLTRHSSGFEWDPETKKFMANDEVWDEYFKSHPKHEYYRTSTFEDYEDLRIAVGNGTATGKCSIGLGDDTDARTFETEQNKSTSLIDDYMFDYDSGEFIQSERQESSYQPPLHENFTSPLPSQPMSSEVPPATRKRDRIECETKSSTSKNPDQDIMHKLSYNLEKVASKIESIGDVDDNCWDAIKEVPNLDNRTRYKVLDLLNTRSKKMAFLKMTIEEHLEWIDYKLNE, encoded by the exons ATGGGCGATTCACAAACAAAATATACTTTGTGGACGACTGAGGAGAGCAATGAATTATTAAAACTCATGGTTGATGCTGCCATGAGAGGATGGCGTGATAAGAATGGGATGCTGAACAAAAGAACAGTGGAAAAAAATATACTTCCTACTCTTAACGAAAAACTGGGGTGTGAAAAGACTTTCGCACAATATCAAAGTCGTTTGAAATGGTTCAAACAACGATACAATAATTATTCTAAGCTTACACGTCATAGTTCTGGGTTTGAATGGGATCCTGAGACAAAGAAATTCATGGCTAATGATGAAGTATGGGATGAATATTTTAAG TCTCATCCTAAACATGAATATTATCGGACAAGCACTTTTGAAGATTATGAAGATTTGAGAATTGCAGTTGGGAATGGAACAGCCACGGGAAAGTGTTCAATTGGATTAGGAGATGACACTGATGCGAGAACATTTGAGACTGAACAAAATAAAAGTACTAGCTTAATAGATGATTACATGTTTGATTATGATAGTGGTGAATTCATTCAAAGTGAAAGGCAAGAATCTTCATATCAGCCTCCACTTCATGAGAACTTTACTTCTCCATTACCTTCTCAACCAATGAGTTCAGAAGTTCCACCAGCCACTAGAAAACGAGATAGGATCGAGTGTGAAACAAAATCGAGCACATCAAAGAATCCTGATCAAGATATTATGCATAAGCTCTCTTACAACCTTGAGAAGGTGGCTTCTAAGATTGAATCAATAGGTGATGTAGATGATAATTGTTGGGATGCTATTAAGGAAGTCCCAAACTTGGATAATCGTACTCGGTACAAGGTGCTTGACTTACTTAATACTAGAtcaaagaagatggctttcctGAAAATGACAATCGAAGAGCACTTGGAATGGATAGACTATAAGTTAAATGAATGA